The following proteins come from a genomic window of Rattus norvegicus strain BN/NHsdMcwi chromosome 8, GRCr8, whole genome shotgun sequence:
- the Fam118b gene encoding protein FAM118B isoform X1: protein MASTGSQASDIDKIFGFFNDGEPPTKKPRKLLPSLKTKKPRELVLVIGTGISAAVAPQVPALKSWKGLIQALLDAAIDFDLLEDEESKKFQKCLHEDKNLVHVAHDLIQKLSPRTSNVRSTFFKDCLYEVFDDLESKMEDSGKQLLQSVLHLMENGALVLTTNFDNLLELYAADQGKQLESLDLTDEKKVLEWAQEKRKLSVLHIHGVYTNPSGIVLHPAGYQNVLRNTEVMREIQKLYENKSFLFLGCGWTVDDTTFQALFLEAVKHKSDLEHFMLVRRGDVDEFKKLRENMLDKGIKVISYGNDYADLPEYFKRLTCEISTRGRSGMAREGQLNGSSAAHGEIRGCST from the exons ATGGCTTCTACAGGGAGCCAGGCCTCTGATATAGACAAGATTTTTGGATTCTTCAATGATGGCGAGCCTCCCACCAAAAAGCCCAG GAAGCTGCTTCCAAGTCTGAAAACCAAAAAGCCTCGAGAACTTGTGCTGGTGATTGGGACAGGCATTAGTGCTGCAGTGGCACCGCAGGTCCCAGCCCTGAAATCCTGGAAGGGGTTAATTCAGGCCTTACTGGATGCTGCCATTGACTTTGATCTTCTAGAAGACGAGGAAAGCAAAAAATTTCAGAAATGTCTCCATGAAGACAAGAACCTCGTCCATGTTGCCCATGACCTCATTCAGAAACTTTCCCCT CGTACCAGTAATGTTCGATCCACATTTTTCAAAGACTGTTTATATGAAGTATTTGATGACCTGGAATCAAAGATGGAAGATTCTGGAAAacagctccttcagtctgttcTCCACCTGATGGAAAATGGAGCCCTAGTATTAActacaaattttgataatctcCTAGAACTCTATGCAGCTGACCAGGGAAAACAACTTGAATCCCTTGACCTTACTGATGAGAAAAAG GTCCTGGAGTGGGCTCAGGAGAAGCGGAAGCTAAGTGTGCTACACATCCATGGGGTCTATACCAATCCTAGTGGCATCGTCCTCCACCCAGCTGGATATCAGAATGTGCTCAGGAACACTGAAGTTATG aGAGAGATTCAGAAACTCTATGAAAACAAGTCATTTCTTTTCTTGGGTTGTGGCTGGACGGTGGACGACACCACTTTCCAGGCCCTGTTCCTAGAAGCTGTCAAGCATAAATCTGACTTAGAACATTTCATGTTGGTTCGAAGAGGAGATGTAGATGAATTCAAGAAGCTTCGAGAAAACATGCTGGACAAGGGGATTAAGGTCATCTCCTATGGAAATGACTATGCTGATCTTCCAGAATACTTCAAGCGACTGACATGTGAGATCTCCACAAGAGGCAGATCAG